DNA from Mucilaginibacter mallensis:
AATACAAGTGGCAGCGGGAGCGCGGTTGTAAATATTACAGTATTAGCTGCTGGATTTTCATTTCCTGCCATCCCCGCAAAAACAATGTGCTCTGCTGATTTTGACCCCGGTGCTACAGGCGGCAGCGGCACATATACCTATACCAGCAGCAATACCGCTGTTGCCACTATTGTAGCAGGGATGATTCATATTGTTGGGCCCGGCACATCAATCATTACAGCCAATGATGGCTCAGGGCCACAAACGCAAACATTAACGGTTAATCCATATGTTATACCATCAATAAGTATATCGCCAGATACTTATAGTTCATGCCAGGGTTTATCGGTTACTTATACAGCAACGGCAGTAAATGGAGGGGTTAACCCTACTTACCAATGGAATGTGAATGGGCAGCCTGCAGGCACCAACAGTGCTTCATTTACCAGTACTACATTAAACACAGGCGATATTATAACCTGTACCCTCACCAATAATAGCGATTGTACACAGGGCCCGGTTACCTCAAATAATGCGACTATAACAGCATCGCCATATGTTACCCCGGCACTTAAAATACAAAACATAACCAGCAATAGCGTACCGGCCGGAACAGATATTACATTTACCGCTACACCTACCAATGGCGGCACTAACCCCAGCTACCAGTGGCAAGTAAATGGCGCAAGCGTGGGTACTGACGGCCCTGTGTTTACCAGTAATTGCTTTAATGACGGAGATATAGTTACCTGTATACTTACTAATGCGGGAGGCGCATGCCTTACTACTTTAACTGCAACATCAAACCCAATTGCGGTAACTATTACTAATTCATTAGCGGTGAGTATTACGGCTTCTGCCACCACGGTATACGCGGGTACACCGGTTACGTTTACAGCTACATCAAGTATTAATCCTGTAGTGTATCAATGGATGGTGAACAATAAGAATGTGGGTGTCAGCAGCTCTAATTTTATTACTACAACGCTCCATAATGGTGATGTAGTTACCTGTACGGTTATGTTAGCCAGTGGCTGTAGCGTATCAGCAGTTAGCAACCCCATAGTAATAACAATTATGCTGACAGCGGACATCGCTATCCCCAATGCTTTTACACCTAATGGGGATGGTATTAACGATTTGTGGGATATACCGGCATTGGCTAATTTCCCCAATTGCATCGTGAATATTTACAACAGGTATGGCATATTGTTGTATAACTCACGGGGCTACAGTAAGCCTTGGGATGGTAATTATAATGGCAGCAAACTGCCCGTATCAACCTATTATTATGTGATTGACCTGGGGGGCAAAAGCCCTAAGCTGAGTGGTTATATTACGCTTATCAGGTAAATCTACAAATGAGCCAACGCCAATTGTGCCACCTCTTCACCAACTAAGCTACCCATGGCTATGCCCATGCCGTTGCAGCGTACCGCGCAGAATATGCTGGGTTCAATTTGTTTAACTATGGGGTTTATATCCTCGCCAAAACCCATAATGCCGCTCCACCAGTAGTCTACTTCAAAGTTCTGACCGGGCAGTATAACATCATTTAAATAGGCGTAGAGTTGTTGCTTTACGGTTTCGGTATGACCGAACTCCCATGTGGCCTCCGAATCAAAATCAAGGTTGCGGCCGCCGCCAAAAAGTATGCGGTTATCAATATTTCTGAAATAGTAATACCCCTTATCAAAATGATAGGTACCTTTAAGCTTTAAACCGGTTATGGGTTTGGTCACCAATACCTGCCCGCGCCCCGGCACTACCTTTAAACCGGGGAACAGCTGACTGGCGAAGGCATTGGTTGCCAGTATAAGCTTACCCGTTTTAAAACTGCCCTGCGATGTGGACAGATGGATGCCATCACCGAGCCGTTCAACCTTTGTTACTGCGCAGGAGTTTAAAACCAGTATCCCGGCTTCATAAACCCTTTGCAGTAAAGTACGCATCATTTTTCCTGTATTTATCTGGCCTTCATAGGGGTTATAAATTATTCGGCTAACACCTTTAAAGCCAAAATCGGCAATTTTAGCATTGGCTACTGCATAAATGTCAGGTTGGTCAATAGCTTGCTGTAATAGTTTATTGAGGTAAGGAATCCGTTCGATGGTTTCATCGGCATGCCGGGTTTCGCTGGTCATAAATAACTCGTAGCCCCCGTTTTGATGGAAATCTATATTGGCATCGCCCAAATTTTGCCGCAGGCGCTGCAGTCCCCGCCATTTATAATCAACCATGCCCACAACCTCATCTTCTGATGATTGCTTTAAGCTCGCAAGTTGCTCTGATACAGTGCCAAAGCAGGCAAATCCCGCGTTTTTGGTGCTTGCGCCGGTGGGTAAAAAGCCGCGCTCCAAAACCAATACCTTTAAGGCTGGTTGTTGCTTTTTTAAGTGTAAGGCGGCGCTCAGGCCCACTAATCCGCTCCCGATAATGATTACATCGGCATAGTCAATAAAAGCGCTGCGTTCCCAGTATGAAAATGTTGTTTCCGAATTCATAGGTCAAAAAATTAAAAATTCAAAGCCCGGGTTACCTGATCAGTATTCCATTTTAAGCAAAATCCAGCTTTTGAATTTTCACTTTTGAATTTTGACTTACATGTGGAATGCTTTTTGAAATAGTCAATATACAAAAAAATAATATGAATCAGATAGCATTAATTACAGGATATATTGGTCCGGGTTCGGCCTGGTTCCTTATGATCGTTATTGCGATAGTAAGTTTTATTGTGCAATGGCGATTCAAAAGCAAATTTAAGCAATATTCAGAGATCGGCCTGCTTTCCGGCCTTTCAGGTGCCGATGTAGCCGAAAAGATGTTGCGGGATAATGGCATTTACGATGTACAGGTAATATCAGTTGAAGGGCAATTAACCGACCATTATAATCCCGAAACAAAGACGGTTAACCTTAGTCCGGATGTATTTTATAGTCGGAGTGTAGCTGCGGCGGCCGTTGCGGCGCATGAATGCGGCCATGCCGTACAACATGCCCGGTCATACGCATGGCTGAGCTTGCGCACATCACTTGTGCCGGTTATCAACGTGGCATCAACCTTAACACAGTGGACCTTATTTTTAGGGGTGATGCTGTTGTTTTTTACACATAACCCTTTTGTGCTGGCCATAGGTGTTGCCGCGCTGGCATTGGTAACACTGTTCAGTTTTATTACACTGCCGGTTGAGTTTGATGCCAGCAAGCGCGCATTAGCATGGTTGAATAACAATTACTCTATTATGCAAACCCGCGAGGAGCATGAGCAAGCCAAAGACGCACTTTGGTGGGCCGCCATGACCTATGTTGTTGCAGCCCTCAGCGCGCTGGCTACCTTAATGTATTACGCATCGTTTTTACTGAACAGGCGGAATTAAGCCCCCAACCCCTAAAGGGGAGCAATAGTTTAATGATAGGAACCCGCTTTATGCGGGTTTTTTGTTGGCCGATTTTTGGTGGGTTTGAAATTCTAATTGAATTCTAATCTAAACCTTCAAACTTAAATATTGTCACAGTGTAGTTACATAAATTAAAAACGATTATGAAAAAATTAGCAAAAGCGTGTTTACTTATAACGGCAGTATTATTTGCCGCCCCTAAAGTGCATGCACAAATTAGTATTGGAGTTACAATTTCGGCCAATGTTGCGCCACCGGCATTACCGGTTTACGTACAACCGGCCTGCCCTACCGATGGCTATTTATGGGTGCCTGGTTATTGGGCTTATGATAATGATAGCGAGGATTATTATTGGGTGCCCGGTGTTTGGGTAGCTCCACCAACCCCCGGTTATTTATGGACTCCCGCGTATTGGGGATATGCCGGTGGTGTTTATGGCTTCCACGCTGGTTACTGGGGAAGACATGTCGGTTTTTATGGTGGTATTAACTATGGTTATGGCTATGGCGGCGTTGGTTTTGGCGGCGGAGCATGGTCAGGCAATACCTTCCGTTACAATACCGCGGTAGTTAACGTAAATACTACCGTAGTGCATAATACTTATGTAGATAAAACGGTGATAGTTAATAATAATGTTACGGTGAATAACCATAACAGCTTTAATGGCCCCGGTGGTGTTACAGCACAACCACGCCCCGAAGAAATGGCAGCCATGAAAGAGCAGCATGTGCCTCCAACAAGTCAGCAGCAATCACATGAGCATACTGCCAGCCAGGATAAAAGCCAGTTTGCCTCTGTTAACAATGGCAAGCCAAATAATGCAGCCATGAACAAAGTTGGCGGCAGCCATTTTACGCCTGATGGCCAGAAAGCCCCGCGCAACAATAATAACAATGCGAACAATAATGCTGCAAACAATGGTCATCAAAATAACGATGCTGCCAAACAGCCTAATGCGCAACAGGATGGGCATGCAAATAATAATGCCGTGAAAACTAACGATGCTGAAAAACAAGATCAACAGCAAGCACAGCAGCAACACGCGCAACAGCAGCAGCATAATCAGCAGCAACAACATGTGCAACAGCAGCAACATAACCAGCAGCAACAGCGCAACCAGCAGCAGCATAATCAGCAACAGCATAATCAGCAGCAGCATAGGCAACAACAACAACAGCACAAACCTGCGCCAAAGCCGCATGCTGAACAAAAGCACGAAAAATAATATAATACCCCTATACTACACCCATAATACGCTCCGCCTGTTAACCAGGCGGGGCTTTTTTGTTGGTATATATTTGACCACCAGCACATATTTACCGACCAACGCTCGTTTTTTTAATTTGCAGATGCTTAATATTGTGTTGATTTTTAAATACTTATAGCCTCATGTCAACTGCCCTGCAAACCGACCAGCCTGCAATTATCCCATCGCAGAAGATCTATTACCTGGATCATATAAAAGTGCTGCTTACTGTTTTGGTGATATTGCACCATTCGTTTATTACCTATGGTGGCCCGGGCGGGTGGTATTACAGGCAGCCTACTACCAGCGAGGGTGCGTTAATGCCCATGACTATGTTTGTATCAACCAACCAATCATTCTTTATGGGGCTGTTCTTCCTGTTATCAGCTTATTTTGTGGAGCCATCGCTAAAACGCAAAGGGACTAAGGTTTATTTATTGGACAGGCTGAAAAGACTAGGTATACCGCTGGTATTTTATTCGCTTATCCTATCGCCCGTACTTAATTTTATGGTATACCACTATGGCGATCATAACCCGGTAACCTTTATGCAGTTTTTGAGCGGTTATGATGGCTGGATACAATTTGGGGTGCTGTGGTTTGTTGTAGCGCTGCTATTATTTACGCTGCTATTTGTCGCCTTATATAACTTAAAGCTCACAGGCAGCCGATCTATTACCAAGCTAAAGGCTGGGCCTGTTTTACTATTTGCTGCAGGTTTAGGGCTCATCACGTTTTTTGTCAGGCTGATATTCCCTGTGGGATGGGTGCTGAAGCCTGTTGGCTTTCAGTTTGGGCATTTTACGCAATACATAGCCATGTTTACCATAGGCATACTGGCCCGCCGCGGTAATCTTGCCGAAAAGCTCGACTTTAAACTCGCAAAACGCTTTATGTGGATAGCTGTTGGCATGCTGGTGATCCTGTTCCCGGTATTGGGCATTATACAAAAAGTAACACATGCTCCCGGCACGGATTTTAATGGCGGCTGGACCCTGCTTGGGTTTCTGTACAGCTTTTATGAGCAGATCATTGGTGTTTGTATTATGGTTGCCCTAACCGGTATCAGCATGTATAAGTGGAACAAGCCATCTAAATTTTTAGCCACACTATCGCGCAATACATTCGCGGTGTATATTTTTCACCCGCTGATATTGATTGGCTTATCATTATTGCTGAGCACTTGGATGGTTGATCCGGTGATAAAACTGGCTATTGTGGCGCCTGGCGCAGTGATCGGCTCGTTTTTACTGGCGGCGGTTATTGTGAGGATACCGGGGGTAAATAAGGTGATATAGAGGGTGAATATTGACCTGCATAGTTGGGGATTGTTTTGAACCTTGCAATGACGTGCGGAGAAGTCATGCTGAACTTGTTTCAGCACCTCACTTGTAAAGTTTACACCTTGCAAGCCGCTGGTATTGTGGGATCCCGAAACAAGTTCGGGATGACGGTTCATTAAATCAGGGAGGCAGGGACTAATTCATCCTATAAGGAGTGATGAGATAAAACTCAGGTATTCTTACATCAAATACAAAGTTATCCATCAGGCGTATCATCTGGTATTCGCCTTTCATGCTGCCCATGTCGGTTTTGAGGTTGCAGCCTGATACATATTCATGGGAATGACCGGGTTCGATCAATGGTTGCTGG
Protein-coding regions in this window:
- a CDS encoding NAD(P)/FAD-dependent oxidoreductase, with product MNSETTFSYWERSAFIDYADVIIIGSGLVGLSAALHLKKQQPALKVLVLERGFLPTGASTKNAGFACFGTVSEQLASLKQSSEDEVVGMVDYKWRGLQRLRQNLGDANIDFHQNGGYELFMTSETRHADETIERIPYLNKLLQQAIDQPDIYAVANAKIADFGFKGVSRIIYNPYEGQINTGKMMRTLLQRVYEAGILVLNSCAVTKVERLGDGIHLSTSQGSFKTGKLILATNAFASQLFPGLKVVPGRGQVLVTKPITGLKLKGTYHFDKGYYYFRNIDNRILFGGGRNLDFDSEATWEFGHTETVKQQLYAYLNDVILPGQNFEVDYWWSGIMGFGEDINPIVKQIEPSIFCAVRCNGMGIAMGSLVGEEVAQLALAHL
- a CDS encoding YXWGXW repeat-containing protein; translated protein: MKKLAKACLLITAVLFAAPKVHAQISIGVTISANVAPPALPVYVQPACPTDGYLWVPGYWAYDNDSEDYYWVPGVWVAPPTPGYLWTPAYWGYAGGVYGFHAGYWGRHVGFYGGINYGYGYGGVGFGGGAWSGNTFRYNTAVVNVNTTVVHNTYVDKTVIVNNNVTVNNHNSFNGPGGVTAQPRPEEMAAMKEQHVPPTSQQQSHEHTASQDKSQFASVNNGKPNNAAMNKVGGSHFTPDGQKAPRNNNNNANNNAANNGHQNNDAAKQPNAQQDGHANNNAVKTNDAEKQDQQQAQQQHAQQQQHNQQQQHVQQQQHNQQQQRNQQQHNQQQHNQQQHRQQQQQHKPAPKPHAEQKHEK
- a CDS encoding acyltransferase family protein, with amino-acid sequence MSTALQTDQPAIIPSQKIYYLDHIKVLLTVLVILHHSFITYGGPGGWYYRQPTTSEGALMPMTMFVSTNQSFFMGLFFLLSAYFVEPSLKRKGTKVYLLDRLKRLGIPLVFYSLILSPVLNFMVYHYGDHNPVTFMQFLSGYDGWIQFGVLWFVVALLLFTLLFVALYNLKLTGSRSITKLKAGPVLLFAAGLGLITFFVRLIFPVGWVLKPVGFQFGHFTQYIAMFTIGILARRGNLAEKLDFKLAKRFMWIAVGMLVILFPVLGIIQKVTHAPGTDFNGGWTLLGFLYSFYEQIIGVCIMVALTGISMYKWNKPSKFLATLSRNTFAVYIFHPLILIGLSLLLSTWMVDPVIKLAIVAPGAVIGSFLLAAVIVRIPGVNKVI
- a CDS encoding zinc metallopeptidase; protein product: MNQIALITGYIGPGSAWFLMIVIAIVSFIVQWRFKSKFKQYSEIGLLSGLSGADVAEKMLRDNGIYDVQVISVEGQLTDHYNPETKTVNLSPDVFYSRSVAAAAVAAHECGHAVQHARSYAWLSLRTSLVPVINVASTLTQWTLFLGVMLLFFTHNPFVLAIGVAALALVTLFSFITLPVEFDASKRALAWLNNNYSIMQTREEHEQAKDALWWAAMTYVVAALSALATLMYYASFLLNRRN